One Ostrea edulis chromosome 2, xbOstEdul1.1, whole genome shotgun sequence genomic region harbors:
- the LOC125682417 gene encoding myosin-2 heavy chain, non muscle-like isoform X3 — MEKEKQIRKLQQDNSTLHESEKHLMRKTDSVHNLNMEKEKQIRKLQQDNSTLHESEKHLMRKIETLQANFNTVKEEKTLINNALFKKEKEISVLNHELRSLQNKDDIRKETEKQKQAVSLEQKSVQIELDQVKARLTEQNKEMKAVKDNELRIQSAMNNLETENMSLQSELQKLRTSLEELQKKSDHMKREKTDKEKRYRNVEKKSREYEEEVKELRRQLKSFQETTYDNRKESEKEAHVLLRENKALQGELEQIKSRRRSDAEEMKSMVNENEDNKQLHLRAVKEVKDKEREITDLRRQLRGCHLDAEEMKSMMNKNEDNKQLHLRAVKEVKDKEREITDLRRQLRGCHLDAEEMKSMMNKNEDNKQLHLRAMKDKEREITDLRRQLRGCHLDAEEMKSMMNENEDNKQLHLRAMKDKEREITDLRRQLRGLQGMEKKLDLLKREKADKEKDYRNVEKKNREKEEEVTELRRKLKRLQQASQNFELAKKEKMDVEQYYWHIKKNNKKKQQEIEDLRRDHNREIEDYKAKIVALKESRDQLLNRLSRIAGAKLKDNNSNTTD; from the exons atggaaaaggaaaaacaaatCCGAAAGTTACAACAAGATAATTCCACTCTTCATGAATCAGAGAAACATTTGATGAGAAA AACTGACAGTGTGCATAATCTCAACatggaaaaggaaaaacaaatCCGAAAGTTACAACAAGATAATTCCACTCTTCATGAATCAGAGAAACATTTGATGAGAAA AATAGAAACACTACAAGCAAATTTCAACACTGTTAAAGAAGAGAAGACTCTTATAAACAATGCCTTGttcaaaaaagaaaaggaaatttCAGTACTAAACCACGAACTTAGAAG cTTACAAAACAAGGATGATATTAGAAAAGAAACAGAGAAGCAGAAGCAAGCTGTCAGTTTAGAACAAAAATCTGTTCAAATCGAGCTTGATCAAGTCAAGGCAAG ATTGACTGAACAAAACAAGGAGATGAAAGCAGTGAAAGACAATGAACTCAGAATACAGTCTGCCATGAATAATCTTGAAACAGAAAACATGTCCCTGCAATCTGAACTCCAAAAACTTAGAACAAG TCTAGAAGAGTTGCAGAAGAAGTCGGACCAtatgaaaagagaaaaaacagATAAAGAGAAACGTTACCGTAATGTAGAAAAGAAAAGCAGAGAGTATGAGGAGGAGGTGAAAGAACTAAGGAGGCAGCTCAAGAG ctttcaaGAAACAACATATGACAACAGAAAAGAGTCAGAAAAAGAGGCACATGTTCTCCTTAGAGAAAACAAAGCTCTTCAAGGCGAGCTTGAACAAATTAAATCAAG ACGTCGTTCGGATGCTGAAGAAATGAAATCCATGGTGAAcgaaaatgaagataacaaacaactCCACCTGAGAGCAGTGAAAGAAGTGAAAGACAAAGAACGAGAAATTACTGATCTACGGAGACAGCTTAGAGG ATGTCATTTGGATGCTGAAGAAATGAAATCCATGATGaacaaaaatgaagataacaaacagctcCACCTGAGAGCAGTGAAAGAAGTGAAAGACAAAGAACGAGAAATTACTGATCTACGGAGACAGCTTAGAGG ATGTCATTTGGATGCTGAAGAAATGAAATCCATGATGaacaaaaatgaagataacaaacagctcCACCTGAGAGCTATGAAAGACAAAGAACGAGAAATTACTGATCTACGGAGACAGCTTAGAGG ATGTCATTTGGATGCTGAAGAAATGAAATCCATGATGAAcgaaaatgaagataacaaacagctcCACCTGAGAGCTATGAAAGACAAAGAACGAGAAATTACTGATCTACGGAGACAGCTTAGAGG TCTCCAAGGAATGGAGAAAAAATTGGATCTTCTGAAAAGAGAAAAGGCAGATAAAGAAAAAGATTACAGGAATGtagaaaagaaaaacagagAGAAAGAGGAGGAGGTGACAGAACTAAGGAGAAAGCTCAAGAG actTCAACAAGcaagtcaaaattttgaactGGCGAAAAAAGAGAAGATGGATGTAGAACAATATTATTGGCACATAAAGAAGAACAATAAGAAAAAGCAGCAAGAAATAGAAGACCTCAGGCGAGACCATAACAG
- the LOC125682417 gene encoding myosin-2 heavy chain, non muscle-like isoform X1 encodes MEKEKQIRKLQQDNSTLHESEKHLMRKTDSVHNLNMEKEKQIRKLQQDNSTLHESEKHLMRKIETLQANFNTVKEEKTLINNALFKKEKEISVLNHELRSLQNKDDIRKETEKQKQAVSLEQKSVQIELDQVKARLTEQNKEMKAVKDNELRIQSAMNNLETENMSLQSELQKLRTSLEELQKKSDHMKREKTDKEKRYRNVEKKSREYEEEVKELRRQLKSFQETTYDNRKESEKEAHVLLRENKALQGELEQIKSRRRSDAEEMKSMVNENEDNKQLHLRAVKEVKDKEREITDLRRQLRGCHLDAEEMKSMMNKNEDNKQLHLRAVKEVKDKEREITDLRRQLRGCHLDAEEMKSMMNKNEDNKQLHLRAMKDKEREITDLRRQLRGCHLDAEEMKSMMNENEDNKQLHLRAMKDKEREITDLRRQLRGLQGMEKKLDLLKREKADKEKDYRNVEKKNREKEEEVTELRRKLKSLQASSERTAQENEITQQICLKLKEEQRSKETELQKLKTEISSLQHRLSDQSLQTKKAFILQQASQNFELAKKEKMDVEQYYWHIKKNNKKKQQEIEDLRRDHNREIEDYKAKIVALKESRDQLLNRLSRIAGAKLKDNNSNTTD; translated from the exons atggaaaaggaaaaacaaatCCGAAAGTTACAACAAGATAATTCCACTCTTCATGAATCAGAGAAACATTTGATGAGAAA AACTGACAGTGTGCATAATCTCAACatggaaaaggaaaaacaaatCCGAAAGTTACAACAAGATAATTCCACTCTTCATGAATCAGAGAAACATTTGATGAGAAA AATAGAAACACTACAAGCAAATTTCAACACTGTTAAAGAAGAGAAGACTCTTATAAACAATGCCTTGttcaaaaaagaaaaggaaatttCAGTACTAAACCACGAACTTAGAAG cTTACAAAACAAGGATGATATTAGAAAAGAAACAGAGAAGCAGAAGCAAGCTGTCAGTTTAGAACAAAAATCTGTTCAAATCGAGCTTGATCAAGTCAAGGCAAG ATTGACTGAACAAAACAAGGAGATGAAAGCAGTGAAAGACAATGAACTCAGAATACAGTCTGCCATGAATAATCTTGAAACAGAAAACATGTCCCTGCAATCTGAACTCCAAAAACTTAGAACAAG TCTAGAAGAGTTGCAGAAGAAGTCGGACCAtatgaaaagagaaaaaacagATAAAGAGAAACGTTACCGTAATGTAGAAAAGAAAAGCAGAGAGTATGAGGAGGAGGTGAAAGAACTAAGGAGGCAGCTCAAGAG ctttcaaGAAACAACATATGACAACAGAAAAGAGTCAGAAAAAGAGGCACATGTTCTCCTTAGAGAAAACAAAGCTCTTCAAGGCGAGCTTGAACAAATTAAATCAAG ACGTCGTTCGGATGCTGAAGAAATGAAATCCATGGTGAAcgaaaatgaagataacaaacaactCCACCTGAGAGCAGTGAAAGAAGTGAAAGACAAAGAACGAGAAATTACTGATCTACGGAGACAGCTTAGAGG ATGTCATTTGGATGCTGAAGAAATGAAATCCATGATGaacaaaaatgaagataacaaacagctcCACCTGAGAGCAGTGAAAGAAGTGAAAGACAAAGAACGAGAAATTACTGATCTACGGAGACAGCTTAGAGG ATGTCATTTGGATGCTGAAGAAATGAAATCCATGATGaacaaaaatgaagataacaaacagctcCACCTGAGAGCTATGAAAGACAAAGAACGAGAAATTACTGATCTACGGAGACAGCTTAGAGG ATGTCATTTGGATGCTGAAGAAATGAAATCCATGATGAAcgaaaatgaagataacaaacagctcCACCTGAGAGCTATGAAAGACAAAGAACGAGAAATTACTGATCTACGGAGACAGCTTAGAGG TCTCCAAGGAATGGAGAAAAAATTGGATCTTCTGAAAAGAGAAAAGGCAGATAAAGAAAAAGATTACAGGAATGtagaaaagaaaaacagagAGAAAGAGGAGGAGGTGACAGAACTAAGGAGAAAGCTCAAGAG TCTTCAAGCTTCTTCTGAACGTACTGCTCAGGAAAATGAAATAACACAACagatttgtttaaaattgaaagAAGAGCAAAGGTCTAAGGAAACAGAATTACAGaaattaaaaacagaaatttcaaG TTTACAACACAGACTGAGTGATCAGAGCTTGCAAACGAAGAAGGCGTTTAT actTCAACAAGcaagtcaaaattttgaactGGCGAAAAAAGAGAAGATGGATGTAGAACAATATTATTGGCACATAAAGAAGAACAATAAGAAAAAGCAGCAAGAAATAGAAGACCTCAGGCGAGACCATAACAG
- the LOC125682417 gene encoding myosin-2 heavy chain, non muscle-like isoform X2: protein MEKEKQIRKLQQDNSTLHESEKHLMRKTDSVHNLNMEKEKQIRKLQQDNSTLHESEKHLMRKIETLQANFNTVKEEKTLINNALFKKEKEISVLNHELRSLQNKDDIRKETEKQKQAVSLEQKSVQIELDQVKARLTEQNKEMKAVKDNELRIQSAMNNLETENMSLQSELQKLRTSLEELQKKSDHMKREKTDKEKRYRNVEKKSREYEEEVKELRRQLKSFQETTYDNRKESEKEAHVLLRENKALQGELEQIKSRRRSDAEEMKSMVNENEDNKQLHLRAVKEVKDKEREITDLRRQLRGCHLDAEEMKSMMNKNEDNKQLHLRAVKEVKDKEREITDLRRQLRGCHLDAEEMKSMMNKNEDNKQLHLRAMKDKEREITDLRRQLRGCHLDAEEMKSMMNENEDNKQLHLRAMKDKEREITDLRRQLRGLQGMEKKLDLLKREKADKEKDYRNVEKKNREKEEEVTELRRKLKSLQASSERTAQENEITQQICLKLKEEQRSKETELQKLKTEISRLQQASQNFELAKKEKMDVEQYYWHIKKNNKKKQQEIEDLRRDHNREIEDYKAKIVALKESRDQLLNRLSRIAGAKLKDNNSNTTD, encoded by the exons atggaaaaggaaaaacaaatCCGAAAGTTACAACAAGATAATTCCACTCTTCATGAATCAGAGAAACATTTGATGAGAAA AACTGACAGTGTGCATAATCTCAACatggaaaaggaaaaacaaatCCGAAAGTTACAACAAGATAATTCCACTCTTCATGAATCAGAGAAACATTTGATGAGAAA AATAGAAACACTACAAGCAAATTTCAACACTGTTAAAGAAGAGAAGACTCTTATAAACAATGCCTTGttcaaaaaagaaaaggaaatttCAGTACTAAACCACGAACTTAGAAG cTTACAAAACAAGGATGATATTAGAAAAGAAACAGAGAAGCAGAAGCAAGCTGTCAGTTTAGAACAAAAATCTGTTCAAATCGAGCTTGATCAAGTCAAGGCAAG ATTGACTGAACAAAACAAGGAGATGAAAGCAGTGAAAGACAATGAACTCAGAATACAGTCTGCCATGAATAATCTTGAAACAGAAAACATGTCCCTGCAATCTGAACTCCAAAAACTTAGAACAAG TCTAGAAGAGTTGCAGAAGAAGTCGGACCAtatgaaaagagaaaaaacagATAAAGAGAAACGTTACCGTAATGTAGAAAAGAAAAGCAGAGAGTATGAGGAGGAGGTGAAAGAACTAAGGAGGCAGCTCAAGAG ctttcaaGAAACAACATATGACAACAGAAAAGAGTCAGAAAAAGAGGCACATGTTCTCCTTAGAGAAAACAAAGCTCTTCAAGGCGAGCTTGAACAAATTAAATCAAG ACGTCGTTCGGATGCTGAAGAAATGAAATCCATGGTGAAcgaaaatgaagataacaaacaactCCACCTGAGAGCAGTGAAAGAAGTGAAAGACAAAGAACGAGAAATTACTGATCTACGGAGACAGCTTAGAGG ATGTCATTTGGATGCTGAAGAAATGAAATCCATGATGaacaaaaatgaagataacaaacagctcCACCTGAGAGCAGTGAAAGAAGTGAAAGACAAAGAACGAGAAATTACTGATCTACGGAGACAGCTTAGAGG ATGTCATTTGGATGCTGAAGAAATGAAATCCATGATGaacaaaaatgaagataacaaacagctcCACCTGAGAGCTATGAAAGACAAAGAACGAGAAATTACTGATCTACGGAGACAGCTTAGAGG ATGTCATTTGGATGCTGAAGAAATGAAATCCATGATGAAcgaaaatgaagataacaaacagctcCACCTGAGAGCTATGAAAGACAAAGAACGAGAAATTACTGATCTACGGAGACAGCTTAGAGG TCTCCAAGGAATGGAGAAAAAATTGGATCTTCTGAAAAGAGAAAAGGCAGATAAAGAAAAAGATTACAGGAATGtagaaaagaaaaacagagAGAAAGAGGAGGAGGTGACAGAACTAAGGAGAAAGCTCAAGAG TCTTCAAGCTTCTTCTGAACGTACTGCTCAGGAAAATGAAATAACACAACagatttgtttaaaattgaaagAAGAGCAAAGGTCTAAGGAAACAGAATTACAGaaattaaaaacagaaatttcaaG actTCAACAAGcaagtcaaaattttgaactGGCGAAAAAAGAGAAGATGGATGTAGAACAATATTATTGGCACATAAAGAAGAACAATAAGAAAAAGCAGCAAGAAATAGAAGACCTCAGGCGAGACCATAACAG